The following are from one region of the Deinococcus radiotolerans genome:
- a CDS encoding P-loop NTPase fold protein, which translates to MADTESRIALDADRPNADRRDLYNRKAFVQRLTQAVAQRPGREPFIIGIEGSWGEGKSTVLEYMAQELSTRHSDVTLVRFNPWTYQQLRCQ; encoded by the coding sequence ATGGCCGACACTGAGTCACGAATCGCCCTGGATGCCGATCGGCCGAATGCGGACCGCCGTGACCTGTACAACCGAAAAGCCTTCGTGCAGCGGCTCACGCAGGCCGTCGCGCAGCGGCCCGGTCGCGAGCCCTTCATCATCGGCATTGAGGGCAGCTGGGGTGAAGGGAAGAGTACGGTGCTCGAGTATATGGCGCAGGAGCTGAGCACCCGTCATTCGGACGTGACGCTGGTGCGGTTCAACCCGTGGACGTACCAGCAATTGCGATGCCAGTAG
- a CDS encoding ParB/RepB/Spo0J family partition protein: MAFWIPVRDIQSSPFQYRYHLDGNHLKALMESIAARELYQPITVRPLEAGAYEVVLGHRRLEAFRRLGREAIPAIVREYDDAQVVRALLDENLKRADVNLFEQTEGVVRLLALELDLKGDMVSAVRRVLEEMRSVKRSDQEVDAELHLKAARLIEDVTGMSWESFLLNRLSVYRLSAELQEKVRRGMPYSLAVAVGRLEHALQAEALDFLEVNAGEWRSREEFRAWLQKRQAAPQHSGVQQRLKRLLKVADQKNLTPMDAQRVAALLDQLEKVLK; encoded by the coding sequence GTGGCCTTCTGGATCCCAGTCCGGGATATTCAGAGCAGCCCATTCCAATACCGTTATCACCTTGATGGCAACCACCTGAAGGCGCTGATGGAGAGTATTGCTGCGCGTGAACTCTACCAGCCCATCACCGTCCGTCCCCTCGAGGCGGGGGCGTATGAAGTGGTGCTCGGCCACCGGCGGCTCGAAGCGTTCCGGCGGTTGGGCCGCGAGGCCATCCCAGCGATTGTCCGCGAGTACGATGACGCCCAGGTCGTGCGGGCGCTGCTCGACGAGAACCTCAAGCGCGCCGACGTGAACCTTTTTGAACAAACTGAAGGTGTGGTGCGGCTGCTGGCCCTCGAACTTGACCTGAAAGGCGACATGGTCAGCGCAGTCCGCCGGGTGCTGGAGGAGATGCGGAGCGTCAAGCGCTCGGATCAGGAAGTTGACGCTGAGCTTCACCTCAAGGCCGCGCGGCTGATTGAGGACGTCACCGGCATGTCGTGGGAGTCGTTTCTGCTCAACCGCCTCTCCGTGTACCGCCTGTCCGCTGAGCTTCAGGAGAAGGTCCGCAGGGGCATGCCATACTCCCTGGCGGTCGCAGTCGGACGCCTCGAGCATGCACTCCAGGCCGAGGCCCTGGATTTCCTTGAGGTGAACGCCGGCGAGTGGCGGTCACGGGAAGAGTTCAGGGCTTGGCTGCAGAAGCGGCAGGCTGCTCCTCAACACAGTGGCGTGCAACAGCGTCTGAAGCGTCTCCTGAAAGTTGCAGACCAGAAAAATCTGACCCCTATGGACGCACAGCGGGTCGCTGCCCTACTGGATCAACTGGAGAAGGTCCTGAAGTAG
- a CDS encoding AAA family ATPase encodes MDIEVGRMYTLRELASGFSVSERTLTRKLELGELRGYKVGNQWRVRGREWLEYTGALSGPRVFVVANAKGGAGKSTFTTNLAVLRAREGKRVLLIDLDPQGHLATLLNMPVDPDRTTVQLLNEELRLPRTVPGHRDRWHTLWTDLLQSVPGAEEHEALSRVFLVPAHNDLADLERANFHRSKPIEYALREAIEALTLVNPDIDEIWIDTPPNLGSLTRNALMAAHYVVSPFAKSDLGLDGLERLMVLVEQYLEFNPYLRVAGLVMNYGNPRTIMHNEIRETIKGRASLSPYLLESYVSEAERFNQAPRLGVPLVLAEPNSTSAQELRRVLKEMDACVE; translated from the coding sequence GTGGATATCGAGGTCGGCCGGATGTATACCCTGCGCGAACTGGCGAGCGGATTCAGCGTCAGTGAACGCACCCTGACACGCAAACTCGAACTGGGCGAACTGCGTGGCTACAAAGTCGGCAACCAGTGGCGGGTCCGGGGCCGCGAGTGGCTGGAGTACACTGGCGCGCTCAGCGGACCGCGCGTGTTCGTCGTCGCCAACGCCAAGGGCGGGGCTGGTAAATCGACCTTCACCACCAACCTCGCCGTCCTGCGGGCCAGAGAAGGCAAGCGGGTGCTGCTGATCGACCTTGACCCGCAGGGGCACCTCGCCACCCTGCTGAACATGCCCGTCGACCCGGACCGCACCACCGTGCAACTCCTCAACGAGGAACTGCGGCTTCCCCGCACGGTCCCCGGCCACCGCGACCGCTGGCACACCCTCTGGACCGACCTCCTCCAGTCCGTACCGGGCGCGGAGGAGCACGAGGCGCTCTCCCGCGTGTTCCTCGTGCCCGCCCACAACGACCTGGCGGACCTTGAGCGCGCCAACTTCCACCGCAGCAAACCCATCGAGTACGCCCTGCGCGAAGCGATCGAAGCGCTCACCCTCGTCAACCCCGACATTGATGAAATCTGGATCGACACGCCCCCCAACCTGGGCTCACTCACCCGCAACGCCCTGATGGCCGCGCACTACGTTGTATCTCCCTTCGCGAAATCCGATCTGGGCCTCGACGGCCTCGAACGCCTGATGGTGCTCGTCGAGCAGTACCTGGAATTCAACCCCTACCTGCGGGTGGCGGGGCTGGTCATGAACTACGGCAACCCCCGCACCATCATGCACAACGAGATCCGCGAGACGATCAAGGGCCGCGCCTCCCTCTCCCCGTACCTGCTGGAGTCGTACGTCAGTGAGGCTGAGCGCTTCAACCAGGCGCCACGCCTGGGCGTTCCACTGGTCCTGGCGGAGCCGAACAGCACCAGCGCCCAGGAACTGCGCCGCGTCCTGAAGGAGATGGACGCCTGTGTCGAGTAA
- a CDS encoding tyrosine-type recombinase/integrase, with protein sequence MNVLSGIRTYLRWIEETGHSVVNAGHEQAQAYSAWLAAQYAPATHKNRLTQVRTFYDLLREQALVSGNPFRDVQGSLNRPHEHRPVYSADDVDRLLAQANLEERALVLLGAHGGLTGPEVLGLRFEDIDLALGQLKLPGRTVQASDALMGALERWSHQRGHTALFSATGPVFDLTTAFQLRKRLLFLCQRAGVTYHAWHALRHAAGLRLLTEAPTLTPHTRRTVQQVLGLNSRESLRPLVNLSRTSKRN encoded by the coding sequence ATGAACGTCCTGAGTGGCATCCGCACATACCTCCGCTGGATTGAGGAGACCGGGCACAGTGTCGTGAACGCCGGCCATGAGCAGGCGCAGGCTTACAGTGCCTGGCTCGCCGCCCAGTACGCCCCCGCCACGCATAAAAACCGCCTCACTCAGGTCCGCACGTTCTACGACCTCCTGCGGGAGCAGGCGCTTGTATCGGGTAATCCCTTCCGGGACGTGCAGGGGTCCCTGAACCGCCCGCATGAACACCGGCCCGTCTACAGCGCGGATGATGTCGATCGTCTCCTCGCGCAAGCGAACCTGGAGGAGCGGGCCCTGGTGCTCCTCGGCGCGCACGGGGGCCTGACCGGGCCTGAAGTCCTGGGGCTTCGCTTCGAGGACATTGACCTTGCCCTTGGGCAACTCAAGCTCCCAGGACGCACCGTGCAGGCCAGTGACGCCCTCATGGGCGCCCTGGAGCGCTGGAGCCACCAGCGGGGTCACACGGCCCTGTTCAGCGCCACGGGGCCTGTCTTTGACCTCACGACTGCGTTTCAGTTACGAAAGCGGCTGCTCTTCCTCTGCCAGCGCGCCGGCGTCACGTACCACGCCTGGCACGCCCTGCGCCACGCGGCTGGGTTGCGGCTCCTGACGGAAGCCCCGACCCTGACGCCACACACCCGCCGGACCGTCCAGCAGGTCCTGGGACTCAACTCCCGCGAATCCCTCAGGCCACTCGTGAACTTGAGTCGCACAAGCAAACGCAACTGA
- a CDS encoding TniQ family protein — protein sequence MGKRRNKKTILSYMPTPIFDEGLESWFYRGGLECGLKPSHLLAAMEEDFPNEIGLIRSDLQQDAVSAVRLLRDMTNHPIYALSPLFLPSRYAGAHKLKDPGWSPVWPEYKHHQQWILPSRESVFCPLCLASDQQPYFRRVWRTMVALACPVHNVRLLDRCPHCRTTVRKHFARDLTGDQSMCQQCYEPLCSVPHDLVAYENATSEVLTDVVLSNDVHLRPYTTYRDGRVDGMSFSTAFLDWVLHMPVMAINRFLPDDEGVSDRWPWPTCGFDGRVRYVSSFHYYLSLSLYDRVDVFKRLEPSTLALAKDVLRMHGDVPRTFTLLDSLYAGDASPSPYQQLMSLMDEGMNTDRTDDIDYLEYVFYNAWYQHPSISRMEYLGHIESLHLAIDLCHKKHALVCIHAEIIKPRLTKALNRGHSYECPGCHRFFAVTSSRTYFQPPNIHGGLYE from the coding sequence ATGGGAAAACGGCGTAATAAAAAAACGATTCTTTCATACATGCCGACGCCCATATTTGATGAGGGATTGGAATCATGGTTCTATCGAGGAGGTCTTGAATGCGGCCTGAAGCCGTCGCATTTGCTCGCGGCGATGGAGGAGGATTTTCCCAACGAAATTGGATTGATTCGCAGCGATTTGCAGCAGGACGCCGTGTCCGCTGTGCGGCTCCTGCGTGATATGACGAATCATCCTATCTATGCGTTAAGTCCCCTATTTCTGCCGTCGCGATACGCGGGGGCGCACAAACTGAAGGACCCGGGGTGGTCGCCCGTGTGGCCGGAGTATAAACATCATCAGCAGTGGATTTTGCCGAGCCGAGAGAGTGTGTTTTGTCCGCTGTGCCTGGCGAGTGATCAACAGCCGTACTTCCGGCGCGTGTGGCGGACGATGGTAGCACTGGCATGTCCGGTGCATAACGTGCGCCTGCTGGACCGGTGTCCACACTGTCGGACCACCGTAAGGAAGCACTTCGCTCGGGATCTCACTGGAGATCAGTCCATGTGCCAGCAGTGTTATGAACCACTGTGCTCGGTACCACACGATCTGGTTGCGTACGAGAATGCGACCTCGGAGGTGCTGACGGACGTTGTGCTTAGCAATGATGTGCACTTGCGTCCGTATACGACGTACCGTGATGGCCGCGTTGATGGCATGTCGTTTTCGACGGCGTTTCTGGACTGGGTGTTGCACATGCCGGTCATGGCTATCAATCGTTTTCTGCCTGATGACGAGGGGGTATCCGATCGGTGGCCGTGGCCTACCTGTGGTTTTGACGGTCGTGTTCGTTATGTGTCGTCGTTTCACTATTACCTGTCGTTGTCACTGTATGACCGTGTGGATGTCTTTAAAAGACTAGAGCCATCAACTCTAGCTTTGGCAAAAGACGTCCTCCGGATGCACGGTGACGTGCCGAGAACATTTACTCTCCTGGATTCTCTGTATGCAGGGGACGCCTCTCCTAGTCCTTATCAGCAGCTTATGTCTCTCATGGATGAGGGCATGAATACAGATAGAACAGACGATATAGATTACTTGGAATATGTGTTTTACAACGCTTGGTATCAGCATCCATCTATATCTAGGATGGAGTATCTTGGCCATATTGAATCGCTCCACCTAGCGATTGATTTATGCCATAAGAAGCATGCCCTGGTGTGCATTCACGCAGAGATAATCAAGCCTAGGCTGACTAAAGCATTAAACCGTGGGCATTCATATGAGTGCCCTGGTTGTCACAGATTTTTTGCCGTAACGTCCTCGCGGACGTACTTCCAGCCACCGAATATCCATGGAGGTCTTTATGAGTGA
- a CDS encoding helix-turn-helix domain-containing protein, which yields MSDDHAEWTLDPLTYVTAHGDAIATSETPDTDADPSPGGEEAESTPVAAPVDTTAKQKRRRLQQRYVGLYTDLVERGTPNAAEVAADQLGISTRTGYRWLQRWQSGAPMGVQRRSDAGRTHLPPEVEAQITRFQSGPGRARQSLATQVGDINTTLERHQLPHVSRSTVYRRLRALPAIERATTRQARERLKPTGTGHMGVLPYDLVEIDHWMIDLVLLNERDRQPEGVAYLTLLLDTRTRMVLGYHLSFDAPNQYAVGQACRMAFLPKDDVLARLNIQGTWPCCGIPEVLRGDNAKEFGSQMLSDLALKYRFLLKPARPYRPRDKAKIEAFFGSLSRYVRQLPGHTSIPRSGGWTDDTRPIYTLREFEALLVDHIVNRYHRTLHSGLDVTPLKLYEQLVPPAEDRKPIPHAEELRLDVLPQVPDGRMVHPHGVTLYNIEYWSDRLIPLIGNKRVYALKYDPYDISKVWLLVDGVYLPLTYRDPGFAPISLREYRTAQRRARKAGHDASDARAVMACRERELQRQRDSAESTRASAARPVTTPAPEELEETEEIAHLIAQVTRLKESE from the coding sequence ATGAGTGACGATCACGCGGAATGGACGCTCGATCCACTGACCTATGTCACAGCGCACGGCGACGCGATCGCCACGTCGGAAACGCCCGACACCGACGCGGACCCGTCACCCGGCGGGGAAGAGGCCGAGTCAACCCCAGTGGCCGCCCCGGTGGATACGACGGCCAAGCAAAAGCGGCGGCGCCTGCAGCAGCGCTACGTTGGGCTGTACACCGATCTGGTCGAACGGGGCACGCCGAACGCGGCCGAAGTGGCCGCGGACCAGCTCGGCATCAGCACGCGAACGGGCTACCGCTGGCTGCAGCGCTGGCAATCAGGCGCGCCGATGGGCGTCCAGCGACGCAGTGACGCAGGACGTACCCACCTGCCACCCGAAGTGGAGGCGCAGATCACCCGGTTCCAGAGCGGCCCAGGGCGCGCTCGCCAATCGCTGGCCACGCAAGTAGGAGACATCAACACGACGCTTGAGCGCCACCAGTTGCCCCACGTCAGTCGGAGTACGGTCTACCGGCGACTTCGGGCACTGCCGGCGATCGAGCGGGCCACCACCAGGCAGGCGCGGGAACGGCTCAAACCCACCGGGACGGGTCACATGGGCGTGTTGCCGTACGACCTGGTTGAAATCGATCACTGGATGATCGATCTCGTGCTGCTCAACGAGCGGGACCGGCAGCCTGAAGGCGTGGCGTACCTCACGCTGCTGCTGGACACGCGGACACGCATGGTGCTCGGGTATCACCTGTCGTTTGACGCGCCGAATCAGTACGCGGTGGGTCAGGCGTGCCGCATGGCGTTCTTACCGAAGGATGACGTGCTGGCGCGGCTGAACATTCAGGGCACATGGCCGTGCTGCGGGATTCCGGAGGTGCTCCGGGGCGACAACGCCAAGGAGTTCGGATCTCAGATGCTGTCCGATCTCGCGTTGAAATACCGTTTTCTGTTGAAGCCGGCCCGGCCGTACCGGCCACGCGACAAGGCGAAAATCGAGGCGTTTTTCGGGTCACTGAGTCGCTACGTCAGGCAGTTGCCTGGTCACACCTCCATTCCGCGCAGTGGCGGCTGGACGGATGACACGCGGCCCATCTACACGCTCCGGGAGTTCGAGGCGCTGCTGGTGGACCACATCGTCAACCGGTACCACCGGACCCTCCACAGTGGCCTCGACGTGACGCCCCTGAAACTGTACGAGCAGCTGGTGCCGCCCGCAGAAGACCGCAAACCCATCCCGCACGCGGAGGAATTGCGGCTGGACGTGCTACCGCAGGTGCCGGACGGGCGGATGGTTCACCCGCACGGGGTGACGCTGTACAACATCGAGTACTGGTCGGACAGGCTCATCCCACTGATTGGCAACAAGCGGGTCTACGCGCTGAAATACGATCCGTACGACATCAGCAAGGTCTGGTTGCTGGTGGACGGCGTCTACCTGCCCCTGACGTACCGCGATCCGGGTTTTGCCCCGATCTCACTGCGGGAATACCGCACGGCGCAGCGGCGCGCTCGGAAGGCCGGGCACGACGCGAGTGACGCCAGGGCCGTGATGGCCTGCCGTGAGCGCGAGTTGCAACGCCAGCGGGACAGCGCCGAATCCACCCGGGCGAGCGCTGCGCGTCCGGTCACCACCCCGGCACCTGAGGAGCTTGAAGAGACGGAGGAGATCGCGCACCTGATCGCACAGGTGACGCGCCTCAAGGAGAGCGAATGA
- a CDS encoding TniB family NTP-binding protein — protein sequence MNLTEGAAQLVDAPAAQRVEYMRRRRRLHYAAGTAFLDRVQDLSHHQYAERSLGLVLTADQHQGKTTLLNWAFDRASASPAGQEQPAGQIRSIRVDVLPQWSLTSLYNACLEQLGMPVSTRGDPDQKLHALKRRIDACGTKLILMDEFHDVRQTAARHWPLILSGMRAICNTPGLTVVLAGLPEVEHIIESDLQLAARFEFHRLERWSNSQEYYNYLYSLLSDLPLAEPFPLLKHGPEVLKLGKYRLGHFSRIILEGACQNAWVGKPGLAIEDLREVAARYWHARR from the coding sequence ATGAATTTGACTGAAGGAGCGGCACAGTTGGTGGACGCGCCCGCGGCGCAGCGGGTGGAGTACATGCGTCGTCGGCGCCGACTGCACTACGCGGCGGGGACGGCGTTCCTGGACCGGGTGCAGGACCTCAGCCACCACCAGTACGCGGAGCGGTCGCTCGGCCTCGTGCTCACGGCCGATCAGCATCAGGGGAAAACGACGCTGCTCAACTGGGCGTTTGACCGGGCGTCTGCATCCCCAGCCGGGCAGGAACAGCCGGCGGGGCAGATCAGGAGTATCCGGGTGGACGTCCTCCCGCAGTGGTCGCTCACGTCGTTGTACAACGCCTGCCTGGAGCAGTTGGGTATGCCCGTGTCCACTCGAGGGGACCCGGATCAGAAACTGCATGCATTGAAACGCAGAATCGACGCCTGCGGCACGAAGTTGATCCTCATGGATGAATTTCACGATGTGCGGCAGACCGCTGCGCGCCACTGGCCGCTCATCCTGAGTGGAATGCGGGCGATCTGCAACACGCCCGGGCTGACGGTGGTGCTGGCTGGGCTGCCGGAGGTGGAGCACATCATCGAGAGTGATCTCCAATTGGCCGCCCGGTTCGAATTTCACCGTTTGGAACGGTGGAGCAACAGTCAGGAGTACTACAACTACCTGTACTCGCTGCTCAGTGACCTGCCGCTCGCGGAGCCGTTTCCGCTGCTCAAGCATGGACCTGAGGTCCTCAAGCTCGGTAAGTACCGCCTGGGGCACTTCTCCCGGATCATTCTTGAGGGGGCCTGCCAGAACGCCTGGGTGGGGAAACCCGGCCTCGCCATTGAGGACCTCCGTGAGGTGGCGGCCAGGTACTGGCACGCGCGACGCTGA
- a CDS encoding tyrosine-type recombinase/integrase — MPPTTPLSLSDLQQFSQRDLEQWSRQTAQNRDLEGLCLLVDHYVLTAGRKQAYTSPRTLLSYHRGLKDYLTWVGDTHTDLLHPGRRNLALYLTHLKSRPLHGRSGQPSQATAALYLAAARTLYRALHWAGALDVTPDATHVPTDPTRSAVRHPPYPDSLESVYAHADPTACALLLLCDHGGLRIAEALSVTAHDVQGRHLLVHGKGGTQRRVPLSARLRAALDQLTPHPTTGRYFTWTYDQAAYRMKRLFGQAGLPWRGFHAARKSAATRLYRQTHDFTRVALFLGHASADTTRWYVLVDEDDLTAEVEDW, encoded by the coding sequence GTGCCGCCCACCACACCCCTTTCGCTCAGCGACCTCCAGCAGTTCAGCCAGCGTGACCTCGAACAGTGGAGCCGCCAGACTGCGCAGAACCGCGACCTCGAGGGGCTCTGCCTGCTGGTGGACCACTACGTCCTCACCGCGGGGCGCAAGCAGGCCTACACCAGCCCCAGAACCCTTCTCTCCTACCACCGCGGCCTCAAGGACTACCTGACGTGGGTCGGCGACACGCACACTGATCTCCTCCATCCCGGACGACGAAACCTCGCCCTGTACCTCACCCACCTCAAATCCCGCCCCCTGCACGGCCGCAGCGGCCAGCCCTCCCAGGCCACCGCCGCGCTGTACCTCGCCGCGGCGCGCACCCTCTACCGCGCCCTGCACTGGGCCGGCGCGCTGGATGTCACCCCGGACGCCACGCACGTCCCCACGGACCCCACGCGGAGTGCCGTGAGACATCCCCCCTACCCGGACAGCCTTGAGTCCGTGTACGCCCACGCCGACCCCACCGCATGCGCGCTCCTGCTGCTCTGCGACCACGGCGGCCTCCGCATCGCCGAAGCCCTCAGCGTCACCGCCCACGACGTGCAAGGCCGCCACCTGCTCGTGCACGGCAAAGGCGGCACGCAGCGCCGCGTGCCCCTCAGCGCCCGCCTGCGCGCCGCCCTCGACCAGCTCACCCCGCACCCCACCACCGGCCGGTACTTCACCTGGACGTACGACCAGGCGGCCTACCGCATGAAACGGCTCTTCGGGCAGGCAGGTCTCCCCTGGCGCGGCTTCCACGCCGCCCGCAAGTCCGCCGCCACCCGCCTGTACCGCCAGACGCACGATTTCACGCGCGTCGCCCTCTTCCTGGGGCACGCCTCCGCCGACACCACGCGCTGGTACGTGCTGGTCGACGAGGACGACCTGACGGCTGAAGTGGAAGACTGGTAA
- a CDS encoding helix-turn-helix domain-containing protein — protein sequence MAQAKRPNRTFEGRKTQALGRAGQGMNLSGPRIRQARLDRNPQWSQEELSQAVAERFGLELSATTISKIERAERSMYDFELRALCAVLHLDANAVLDLPHPVSQPAGEQ from the coding sequence ATGGCACAAGCCAAACGACCCAACCGCACCTTCGAGGGCCGGAAAACCCAGGCGCTCGGACGGGCAGGGCAGGGCATGAACCTCAGCGGCCCCAGAATTCGACAGGCACGGCTGGACCGCAACCCACAGTGGTCCCAGGAGGAACTCAGCCAGGCCGTCGCCGAACGCTTCGGCCTGGAACTCTCCGCCACCACCATCAGCAAAATCGAACGCGCCGAACGCAGCATGTACGACTTCGAACTCCGCGCCCTCTGCGCCGTGCTCCACCTCGACGCCAACGCCGTCCTCGACCTGCCCCACCCGGTCAGCCAACCCGCCGGCGAACAATAA
- a CDS encoding DUF4062 domain-containing protein: MPSPEPLLLDLTSPLPSLDVDQLRSWARGRTVMISSTMRDLMPEREAVAQTITDLGATPRYFERFSSPGDPAQVYHPEVGRADIYLFIAGERYGAPVIGDAQGRSATHLEYDTAYAAFKPVLAYNKLGVEREPAMQALVSQFEGVHTVARFSTIDELQRAVREGLTRLAEAESTTWIKLGHVVFPVTRVILPPTVDDSWNTQRQRQSVTLDASLRDRQIVSALGASTYTRPFTMAREVFDAEQVSVYEERASRYAVTQRISASLRPASTSVLSIIPIANGESGEEQLEAAMDALLFGTSLPTRRGSSGLSFVQALSPVGPRLAQLHQQLSAHHRESELFVPMAELLLTDRLLRGTQQDPAPLTAVEQLVVSPVVQSRLFVRVVGVHAGGTFGGQYRVTRQGHIDLRGPGSTGIDSW, encoded by the coding sequence ATGCCTTCACCTGAGCCTCTGCTTCTGGACCTAACGTCCCCATTACCCAGTCTCGACGTTGATCAGTTGCGCTCCTGGGCACGCGGCCGCACGGTGATGATCTCCTCAACGATGCGTGACCTCATGCCCGAGCGCGAGGCTGTGGCCCAAACAATCACCGACCTCGGCGCCACGCCCAGGTACTTCGAGCGGTTCTCCTCACCCGGCGACCCAGCGCAGGTGTACCACCCGGAGGTCGGCCGCGCTGACATCTACCTCTTTATCGCAGGTGAACGGTACGGCGCTCCAGTCATCGGCGACGCCCAGGGCCGGAGCGCCACGCACCTGGAATACGACACCGCGTACGCCGCCTTCAAGCCCGTACTGGCCTACAACAAGCTGGGCGTTGAGAGGGAACCAGCCATGCAAGCGCTTGTTTCACAGTTTGAAGGTGTTCACACAGTGGCCCGCTTCAGCACGATCGATGAGCTGCAACGCGCTGTGCGCGAGGGTCTTACCCGGCTGGCGGAGGCTGAATCCACCACCTGGATCAAGCTTGGACACGTCGTCTTTCCAGTGACGCGCGTGATCCTTCCACCCACAGTGGACGACTCATGGAATACCCAGCGGCAGCGTCAGAGTGTCACGCTGGACGCCAGCCTGCGTGACCGACAGATCGTGTCCGCACTAGGAGCGTCCACCTACACGCGCCCCTTCACCATGGCGCGCGAAGTGTTTGACGCCGAACAGGTGAGCGTGTACGAGGAGCGGGCCAGCCGGTACGCAGTGACCCAACGCATCTCCGCCAGTCTGCGGCCCGCGTCGACAAGTGTCCTATCGATCATTCCCATTGCCAACGGGGAGAGCGGCGAGGAACAACTGGAAGCGGCCATGGATGCCCTACTGTTCGGCACTTCACTCCCTACTCGGCGAGGCAGCAGCGGTCTCAGCTTCGTTCAAGCCCTGAGCCCGGTCGGTCCACGCTTGGCCCAATTGCACCAGCAACTCTCAGCCCATCACCGCGAGAGCGAACTGTTCGTTCCGATGGCGGAACTCCTGCTCACGGACCGGCTGCTGAGAGGCACGCAGCAGGACCCGGCGCCCCTCACGGCCGTGGAACAGCTTGTCGTGTCACCCGTCGTTCAGAGCCGCCTTTTCGTTCGGGTGGTGGGCGTGCATGCGGGAGGGACCTTCGGTGGCCAGTACCGGGTGACGCGACAGGGCCACATCGACCTCCGCGGACCAGGCTCCACTGGGATCGACAGCTGGTGA